A genome region from Mustelus asterias unplaced genomic scaffold, sMusAst1.hap1.1 HAP1_SCAFFOLD_47, whole genome shotgun sequence includes the following:
- the LOC144483143 gene encoding uncharacterized protein LOC144483143 isoform X1 has protein sequence MEEKCTIHSGEKPYMCSVCGQDFNLSSGLSEHNCSHNRDLACGDCGKGFDFSSQLEIHRCSHTGEKPFTCSECGKGFNRPSHLARHQQIHTGEKPFTCSECGKGFNRPSHLAMHQRVHTGEKPFTCSQCGKGFADSSNLLRHERVHTGERPFTCSRCGKGFTNQSYLLTHQRVHTGERPFICSQCGKGFAQLSTLLLHQRVHTGERPFTCSQCGKGFTRSAKLLIHQRDHTGERPYTCSVCGKGFTQSSNLLIHQRVHTGEKPFTCSHCGKGFNRPSHLAMHQRIHSGEKPFTCSQCGKGFADSANLLRHEQLHTGERPFTCSRCGNGFINQSYLLIHQRIHTGERPFTCSQCGKGFTQSSHLLTHQRIHTEERPFICSQCGKGFSTPSHLARHQQIHTREKPSPAPSVERDLSPQPIC, from the coding sequence atggaagaaaaatgcaccattcacagtggagagaaaccatacatgtgttctgtgtgtggacaagacttcaactTATCATCTGGTCTTtcagaacataattgcagtcataACAGAGATTTagcatgtggggactgtgggaaaggattcgatTTCTCATCCCAACTGGAGATTCATCggtgcagtcacactggagagaagccattcacctgctccgagtgtgggaagggattcaataggCCATCCCACCTAGCAAGacatcagcaaattcacactggggagaaaccattcacgtgctctgagtgtgggaagggattcaatagaCCCTCCCACCTGGcaatgcaccagcgagttcacactggggagaaaccgttcacctgctcccagtgtgggaagggatttgctgactcatccaatctgctgagacacgagcgagttcacactggggagaggccgttcacctgctccagatgtgggaagggattcactaaccaATCttatctgctgacacaccagcgagttcacactggggagaggcctttcatctgttcccagtgtgggaaaggattcgctcagttatccactctgctgttacaccagcgggttcacactggggagagaccatttacctgctctcagtgtgggaagggattcactcgctcagccaaactgctgatacaccagcgagatcacactggggagaggccgtacacttgctctgtgtgtgggaagggattcactcagtcatccaacctgctgatacaccaacgagttcacactggggagaagccattcacctgctcccattgtgggaagggattcaataggCCATCCCACCTAGCaatgcaccagcgaattcactctggggagaaaccgttcacctgctcccagtgtgggaaggggtttgcTGACTCTGCCAATTTACTGAGACACGAgcaacttcacactggggagagaccgttcacttgcTCCCGGTGTGGGAACGGATTCATTAACCAATCTtacctgctgatacaccagcgaattcacactggggagagaccattcacctgctctcagtgtgggaagggattcactcagtcatcccatctgctgacacaccagcgtattcacactgaggagagacctttcatctgctcccagtgtgggaagggattcagtacgCCATCCCACCTAGCAaggcaccagcaaattcacactagGGAGAAGccgtcacctgctcccagtgtggaaagggatttgtcacctcagccaatctgctga
- the LOC144483143 gene encoding uncharacterized protein LOC144483143 isoform X2: protein MEKPWKCGDCEKGFRSPSELETHRRSHTGERPFICSKCGKGFAQSSTLLTHQQVHSRERPFTCSQCGKGFTNPSLLLRHQRVHTGERPFICSDCGKGFKDSSTLLTHWRVHTGERPFTCSECEKGFSDLSTLLTHQRVHSGERPFRCSQCGKRFAQSSNLQKHQRVHSGLKPFTCFECGKGFRDSSHLLRHQRVHTGERPFTCSECEKRFTHSSTLRTHQRVHSGERPFTCRDCGKGFTQSSNLLKHQRVHSGQKPFTCSVCGKGFSDSSHLLRHRRVHK from the coding sequence atggagaaaccgtggaaatgtggggactgtgagaagggattcaggtccccgtctgagctggaaactcatcgacgcagtcacactggggagagaccattcatctgctccaagtgtgggaagggatttgctcagtcgtccacactgctgacacaccaacaggTTCACAgtcgagagaggccattcacctgctctcaatgtgggaagggattcactaatccATCCCTTctgctgaggcaccagcgagttcacactggggagaggccgttcatttgctctgactgtgggaagggatttaaagactcctccaccctgctgacacactggcgagttcacactggggagcggccgttcacctgctcagagtgtgagaagggattcagtgatttatccaccctgctgacacaccagcgggttcacagcggagagagaccattcagatgctcccagtgtgggaagagattcgctcAGTCTTCAaatctgcagaaacaccagcgggttcactctGGGCTGAAGCCGTTCACTTGCTttgagtgcgggaagggattccgtGATTCATCCCACCTACTgagacaccagagagttcacacgggagagaggccgttcacctgctcagagtgtgagaagagatttactcactcatccaccctgcggacacaccagcgagttcactctggggagaggccgttcacctgccgtgactgtgggaagggattcactcaatcttcgaacctgctgaaacaccagcgggttcactccgggcagaaaccattcacctgctccgtgtgtgggaagggattcagtgattcatctcaCCTGCTaagacaccggcgagttcacaagtga